From a region of the Salinispira pacifica genome:
- a CDS encoding deoxynucleoside kinase, producing the protein MEKKQYIVVAGNIGAGKSTLVELLSRKLNWKAYYEPVGENPYLKDFYADMSAWAYHSQMFFLADRLEMHRRLQHYSGSVVQDRSVYEDANIFARNLARQGYIDDRDFHTYWKFYELIVELLGAPDLIVYLEASVPTLKKRIALRGREFEKEIPASYLEQLNELYDEWIRNWSYCPVLSLDMNRIDVRSNPSDIDRVSERVIRALSSGQEELFLP; encoded by the coding sequence ATGGAAAAAAAACAATACATTGTAGTTGCAGGAAATATCGGTGCGGGGAAAAGCACTCTGGTGGAGCTCCTTTCCCGGAAATTGAACTGGAAGGCATATTATGAGCCGGTGGGGGAGAACCCCTATCTGAAAGATTTTTATGCTGATATGTCCGCATGGGCGTATCATTCCCAGATGTTTTTCCTGGCAGACCGTCTGGAGATGCACAGGCGGCTGCAGCATTACAGCGGTTCGGTGGTCCAGGACCGTTCTGTGTATGAAGATGCCAATATTTTTGCCAGGAACCTGGCACGGCAGGGGTACATAGACGACAGGGATTTCCATACCTACTGGAAATTTTATGAGCTGATAGTTGAGCTCTTGGGCGCACCGGATCTGATTGTGTATCTGGAAGCATCGGTGCCCACACTGAAAAAGCGGATCGCCCTGAGAGGGCGTGAGTTTGAAAAAGAGATACCGGCTTCGTATCTTGAACAGCTGAATGAGCTGTATGATGAATGGATACGGAACTGGAGCTACTGTCCCGTCCTGAGTCTGGATATGAACAGAATAGATGTGCGCTCAAATCCGTCGGACATCGACAGAGTAAGCGAACGGGTCATCCGTGCTCTCAGTTCCGGTCAAGAAGAGTTGTTTCTTCCCTGA
- a CDS encoding ROK family protein, with protein sequence MFEAGACEPGPSAAGSSAAEPSSAPPAAAGEGEGACPPLLGVGVAMSGIVDQQRGLLKRSRLLGAEEDAALEERFARLFGVPVMLENDANAAIGGELFASRYRELGDALFMLIESELFRDAPAERPRLSLGLGLALDSRVHQGVDHTSGEFRSVYWQEGSDTQFSIPSSRLLDLSTNRDTRSRLFLEMGRNIALLINSLNIHTVIVGGDIQGFQDELAECLHRAVAENWSYSGTPAFQIREARQGEYASAYGAACLHANRLYAVDSFDEFTLRGLKTGLDAFEHAGAKTTTSMQ encoded by the coding sequence GTGTTTGAAGCAGGAGCATGTGAACCGGGCCCGTCTGCGGCAGGATCGTCTGCAGCCGAACCGTCTTCAGCACCGCCTGCGGCAGCGGGCGAAGGGGAAGGTGCCTGTCCGCCGCTGCTGGGCGTGGGTGTGGCCATGTCGGGAATTGTGGACCAGCAGCGGGGGCTGCTGAAACGTTCCCGGCTTCTGGGGGCGGAGGAAGATGCTGCCCTTGAGGAGCGGTTCGCCCGGCTGTTTGGTGTACCGGTGATGCTTGAAAATGATGCAAATGCGGCAATCGGCGGGGAACTGTTCGCCTCCCGCTATCGGGAGCTGGGGGACGCACTGTTCATGCTCATAGAATCGGAGCTGTTCCGTGATGCTCCTGCGGAGCGTCCCAGGTTATCCCTGGGACTCGGGCTGGCCCTGGACTCCCGGGTGCACCAGGGGGTTGATCATACCTCAGGTGAATTCCGCAGCGTCTATTGGCAGGAGGGGTCGGACACCCAGTTTTCCATCCCTTCATCCCGGCTGCTTGATCTTTCAACCAATCGAGATACTCGTTCCCGGCTTTTCCTGGAGATGGGCCGGAATATCGCCCTGCTGATTAACAGTCTGAATATTCACACGGTGATTGTGGGCGGCGATATTCAGGGGTTTCAGGACGAACTCGCCGAATGCCTTCACCGGGCGGTGGCGGAGAACTGGTCCTATTCGGGCACTCCTGCTTTCCAGATCCGGGAAGCCCGGCAGGGAGAGTATGCGTCTGCCTACGGCGCAGCCTGTCTCCATGCCAACAGACTATATGCCGTGGACAGCTTTGATGAGTTCACCCTTCGGGGATTGAAAACCGGCCTGGATGCCTTTGAGCACGCCGGAGCCAAGACCACAACATCAATGCAATAA
- a CDS encoding cobalamin-dependent protein (Presence of a B(12) (cobalamin)-binding domain implies dependence on cobalamin itself, in one of its several forms, or in some unusual lineages, dependence on a cobalamin-like analog.), with protein MGLAENLKTLRKRRGMTQRQLGEALDIGQTAIANYEQGNRSPDTESLLRIAEVLEVSVDELLGRDDGLSTRVHADNRTISSFGNSGEGGGRYLESDPDIRGVNPPLEMYQTAKHVDPSYEVKQYIDLAANGKPVVAINRINEIAYLGLPVSAIYRDILEPVLYRSGELWAEGKLAIHQEHSISQSIMSCMGLLRGYMKRKPSRNKRFLGVVVNGEMHGIGLMMVCDYLYMEGWDVMYLGTYLPGPEAAEAIKSFTPDVVGLSVTMPYNLHSAEMLISALKSSSETKKPLILVGGQAFAHEQGLWQKINADAFAQRGVEAVSMLDKLL; from the coding sequence ATGGGACTGGCAGAAAACCTGAAAACATTACGAAAGCGCCGGGGAATGACCCAGCGGCAATTGGGCGAAGCTCTGGATATCGGGCAGACGGCCATTGCCAACTACGAGCAGGGCAACCGCAGTCCCGATACCGAATCTCTTCTGAGGATCGCGGAAGTTCTTGAGGTGAGCGTAGACGAGCTTCTGGGACGGGATGACGGGCTGAGCACACGGGTTCATGCGGATAACCGTACCATCAGCAGTTTCGGCAATTCAGGGGAAGGCGGAGGCCGCTACCTTGAATCGGATCCTGATATCCGGGGCGTCAATCCTCCCCTGGAAATGTATCAGACCGCAAAGCACGTGGATCCGTCGTATGAAGTGAAACAGTACATCGATCTTGCGGCCAACGGGAAACCCGTGGTGGCCATCAACCGCATAAATGAAATTGCCTACCTCGGCCTTCCTGTGAGCGCCATTTACCGGGATATTCTTGAACCGGTACTCTACCGCTCAGGTGAGCTGTGGGCCGAGGGCAAACTGGCCATCCATCAGGAACACAGCATCTCCCAAAGCATTATGTCCTGCATGGGTCTGCTCCGGGGCTACATGAAACGCAAGCCCTCCAGAAACAAGCGGTTTCTGGGAGTTGTGGTGAACGGGGAGATGCACGGTATCGGCCTGATGATGGTCTGCGACTATCTGTACATGGAAGGCTGGGATGTGATGTACCTGGGGACCTATCTTCCCGGTCCCGAGGCTGCCGAGGCAATTAAAAGCTTCACCCCGGATGTGGTCGGACTGTCGGTCACCATGCCGTACAATCTTCATTCCGCAGAAATGCTCATATCGGCCCTGAAGAGTTCCAGCGAGACCAAAAAACCCCTTATACTGGTGGGCGGTCAGGCGTTTGCCCACGAACAGGGGTTGTGGCAAAAGATCAATGCCGATGCCTTCGCCCAGCGAGGCGTGGAGGCCGTCTCAATGCTGGATAAGCTTCTGTAA
- a CDS encoding GH1 family beta-glucosidase has product MAFREDFYWGASTASYQIEGAWNEDGKGRSVWDRMVNWDQKIAGGDTGNSACDHYHHLEQDISLMKDLGINAYRFSLSWPRVLPRGTGAVEERGVEFYDRLIDALLEADITPFITMFHWDYPLELFYRGGWLNPDSPKWFGEYAALLSKRFSDRVDNWITLNEPQMFTTLGHDMGIHAPGLKLPPEDMVRIIQHVLSAHGMAVEQLKSNCVNGADALNIGWAPAVGGVEPADETDQRLVDAAREAQFSFVDEPHFGFGTALWNDPVFLGKYPDAYLKTHGQHLPEGWEEDLKHISAPLGFCGLNVYHSWARAVYDSHGEPEIRQTDDLGAGYPRTHFQWPVTPRALYWVPRFFHERYNIPVVITENGMSGHDWVQTDGKVHDAYRIDFTKRYLGSLKDASAAGADVLGYFHWSLMDNFEWAEGYRHRFGLVHVDFSDFKRTPKDSFHWYSGVIGNNGADL; this is encoded by the coding sequence ATGGCATTTCGGGAAGATTTTTACTGGGGGGCTTCTACTGCCTCGTATCAGATAGAAGGGGCGTGGAACGAAGACGGAAAGGGCCGTTCCGTTTGGGACCGGATGGTGAACTGGGATCAGAAAATTGCCGGGGGCGATACCGGAAACAGCGCCTGTGATCATTATCATCATCTTGAACAAGATATCAGCCTGATGAAAGATCTGGGCATCAATGCATACCGTTTCTCCCTGAGCTGGCCCCGTGTGCTGCCCCGGGGAACCGGAGCGGTGGAAGAGCGGGGTGTGGAGTTTTACGACAGACTCATCGATGCCCTTCTTGAGGCGGATATTACGCCGTTTATTACCATGTTTCACTGGGATTACCCTCTGGAGCTGTTTTACCGGGGCGGCTGGCTGAACCCGGACAGCCCCAAATGGTTCGGCGAATACGCCGCTCTTCTCTCCAAACGCTTCTCCGACAGGGTGGATAACTGGATCACCCTGAATGAACCCCAGATGTTCACCACCCTGGGGCACGACATGGGGATTCATGCACCGGGACTCAAGCTCCCCCCTGAAGATATGGTGCGGATCATTCAGCATGTACTCAGCGCCCACGGTATGGCGGTTGAGCAGCTGAAATCCAATTGCGTAAACGGCGCCGATGCCCTGAATATCGGATGGGCCCCGGCGGTGGGCGGGGTGGAGCCTGCCGATGAGACCGACCAGCGGCTGGTGGACGCCGCCAGGGAAGCCCAGTTTTCTTTTGTTGACGAGCCCCATTTCGGATTCGGCACCGCATTGTGGAACGATCCGGTTTTTCTGGGAAAATATCCCGACGCCTACCTGAAAACCCACGGTCAACACCTTCCCGAGGGCTGGGAAGAAGATTTGAAGCACATCAGCGCTCCGCTGGGATTCTGCGGTCTGAACGTGTACCACAGCTGGGCACGGGCGGTGTACGACTCCCATGGAGAGCCGGAAATTCGCCAGACCGATGATCTTGGGGCCGGCTATCCCAGAACCCATTTTCAATGGCCGGTCACCCCCAGGGCCCTCTACTGGGTGCCCCGCTTCTTTCATGAGCGCTACAATATTCCGGTGGTGATCACCGAAAACGGTATGAGCGGCCACGATTGGGTGCAGACCGACGGCAAAGTTCACGATGCCTACAGAATCGACTTCACCAAACGATATCTCGGCTCCCTGAAGGATGCCTCCGCCGCAGGGGCGGATGTCCTGGGATACTTTCACTGGTCTCTGATGGATAATTTCGAATGGGCTGAAGGTTACCGCCACAGATTCGGCCTGGTTCATGTGGATTTCTCCGACTTCAAACGTACGCCCAAGGACTCGTTCCACTGGTATTCCGGAGTGATCGGGAACAATGGAGCGGATCTGTAG
- a CDS encoding winged helix-turn-helix transcriptional regulator, with product MPAHQKSAQLNTNRILRWVWSGSRISRKLLASNLGLDKSTVTIIVNRLIEAGIIEERPDELHSGGSGRRPLVLSIRKDRACSMGVELLPDMLRVVISDARGA from the coding sequence ATGCCTGCGCATCAGAAGAGTGCACAGTTGAACACCAACAGAATTCTCAGGTGGGTGTGGTCCGGAAGCCGGATCAGCCGGAAGCTTCTGGCGAGCAATCTCGGTCTGGACAAATCCACGGTGACCATTATTGTGAACCGCCTCATTGAGGCCGGGATTATTGAGGAGCGTCCGGACGAGCTCCACTCCGGGGGAAGCGGACGGCGGCCGTTGGTGCTGAGTATCAGGAAGGACCGGGCATGCAGCATGGGGGTTGAACTTCTGCCGGATATGCTCAGGGTGGTGATCAGCGATGCCCGGGGGGCGTAA
- a CDS encoding tetratricopeptide repeat-containing diguanylate cyclase produces MSVLQDAQAALEQGKFDEALNLFQQCVEKTDCSELPGGPAEAYRMCAKCAFLTQDHATGLEYARKGEHAAVSQGNTREEAEAHLTQGVLYGQLSVYQLAIEHCSKAYQLFGEEWPLRAASALNNTAIIYEEIGQIAKAVEYYDSARKVMQTEDDPSYEGLEDADLMNLGIILSNLGRLLGMNGSAEEGCAYLDESREIFRTCANPSYEAHSIAKYADVLNNEGRTEESEEMYRQALELMSDLPVKSWLEEILLNYATLLMDDGRYHEAEGPLFQAEERLEEQQPIQNTIRCYELMGRFYEYRGDLENALMYERRALKLQKELGVRIGDNNLTKALALLDLERVKLERELYRLQNTELRDLKARLEESNRQLEEQLIHDPLTGLLNRRYLMAHMPGELARITRSGEDLGVVFADVDQFKMINDTHSHQAGDEVLVRIAALLTDCLRKGDLVIRYGGDEFILLLPGADEKNLSTVISKIHEAVERELWEDISPGLTVQLSLGGVNAEGDLDLQQILQIADERMYAAKRTPGL; encoded by the coding sequence ATGTCTGTACTACAGGATGCCCAGGCGGCCCTTGAGCAGGGAAAATTTGATGAAGCTTTGAACCTTTTTCAGCAGTGTGTTGAAAAAACAGACTGCAGTGAACTTCCCGGCGGGCCGGCGGAGGCATACCGGATGTGCGCCAAATGCGCGTTCCTGACTCAGGATCATGCAACCGGTCTTGAGTATGCCCGGAAAGGCGAACATGCCGCAGTGAGCCAGGGGAATACCCGGGAAGAGGCGGAGGCGCACCTCACCCAGGGGGTGCTCTACGGTCAGCTTTCGGTGTATCAGCTGGCAATAGAGCACTGCAGCAAAGCATATCAGCTGTTCGGGGAGGAATGGCCCCTGAGAGCGGCATCGGCGTTGAACAACACCGCAATAATCTATGAAGAAATCGGGCAGATAGCCAAAGCGGTGGAATACTATGACTCCGCCAGAAAAGTGATGCAGACGGAAGATGATCCGTCATACGAGGGTCTGGAAGACGCGGACCTGATGAACCTGGGGATTATCCTTTCCAACCTGGGGCGGCTTCTGGGTATGAACGGATCAGCCGAAGAGGGCTGTGCATATCTGGATGAATCCAGGGAAATATTCCGGACCTGCGCGAATCCATCCTATGAAGCCCACAGCATTGCCAAGTATGCAGATGTACTCAACAACGAAGGGCGTACTGAAGAGTCGGAAGAGATGTACCGGCAAGCCCTGGAGCTGATGTCCGATCTGCCGGTTAAGAGCTGGCTGGAAGAGATCCTTCTGAACTATGCAACCCTGCTGATGGATGACGGGCGGTACCATGAGGCTGAAGGCCCCCTTTTTCAGGCGGAAGAACGGCTTGAGGAACAGCAGCCTATTCAAAATACCATTCGCTGCTATGAACTGATGGGCCGGTTTTATGAATACCGGGGTGATCTGGAAAACGCCTTGATGTATGAGCGCAGGGCCCTCAAGCTTCAAAAAGAACTGGGGGTACGCATCGGAGACAACAATCTCACCAAAGCTCTGGCGCTGCTGGATCTGGAACGGGTAAAGCTGGAGCGGGAGCTGTATCGGCTGCAGAACACCGAGCTCAGGGATCTGAAGGCGCGGCTTGAAGAAAGTAACCGACAGCTGGAGGAACAGCTCATCCACGATCCCCTTACCGGATTGCTGAACCGACGCTATCTCATGGCCCACATGCCCGGAGAGCTTGCCCGGATTACCCGAAGCGGAGAGGATTTGGGGGTGGTGTTTGCAGATGTGGATCAATTCAAAATGATCAACGACACCCATTCCCATCAGGCCGGGGATGAGGTGCTTGTGCGCATTGCCGCTCTTCTTACTGATTGCCTGCGGAAGGGGGATCTGGTGATCCGATACGGCGGCGACGAGTTTATTCTTCTGCTGCCCGGGGCGGATGAGAAGAATCTGAGCACCGTTATTTCCAAGATTCATGAAGCGGTTGAGAGAGAGCTTTGGGAAGATATTTCTCCGGGCTTGACCGTTCAGCTCAGTCTCGGGGGCGTGAATGCCGAAGGAGATCTGGATCTCCAGCAGATCCTTCAGATCGCCGATGAACGAATGTATGCGGCAAAGAGAACGCCGGGACTCTAA
- a CDS encoding methyl-accepting chemotaxis protein yields MVIILSILIVRSILKLIRLLEAGVRRAGNLDLTVSFPESRDELGQLGRQLNVLFAKLHGIVGELKRFSAGSLESDGTLNESVQSMTGLLNTNREHMHNLEFSASNLGEQVQQVQEQTQAIEHSVESINRFMEEQSASADESSAAIEEMEASLRRIAEIISARHGELLELVESTRSSQEQGKLSTETISSVAEDIDGLNEILTVITGVASQTSLLSMNAAIESAHAGDAGRGFAVVAEEIRKLAETTTQRSKEIRENLKNIIGKIQGAEEASLKNFEYLEQSAQRLVHFAQSMEEIQQSTSEVSTGSRQVLTAANELSNSVNSSRESSRSIQKSIGEIGRNIGTVQEFSSRLNGRVGDMLDHSGKILEQVNQVENIQQHNSKQIRSLGSMVDDFTT; encoded by the coding sequence GTGGTGATCATACTGTCCATCCTCATCGTCAGGAGCATTCTTAAGCTGATACGGCTGCTTGAGGCAGGAGTCCGACGGGCAGGAAACCTCGATCTCACCGTTTCCTTTCCGGAAAGCAGGGATGAACTGGGACAGCTGGGCAGGCAGCTCAATGTTCTGTTCGCAAAGCTTCACGGCATAGTCGGCGAACTGAAACGCTTCTCCGCAGGCAGTCTGGAGAGCGACGGGACTCTAAACGAGTCGGTACAATCCATGACCGGGCTTCTCAACACCAACCGGGAACACATGCACAACCTGGAATTTTCCGCATCCAACCTGGGAGAACAGGTACAGCAGGTTCAGGAACAGACACAGGCCATTGAACACAGCGTGGAATCCATTAACCGTTTCATGGAAGAGCAAAGCGCTTCCGCCGACGAGAGCTCAGCGGCCATCGAGGAGATGGAAGCCAGCCTCCGAAGAATTGCAGAGATCATCAGCGCCAGGCACGGCGAACTTCTGGAGCTGGTGGAAAGCACCCGGAGCAGCCAGGAACAGGGAAAACTGAGCACCGAAACCATCAGCTCGGTGGCGGAAGATATCGACGGACTGAACGAGATACTAACCGTTATTACCGGCGTTGCCAGCCAGACATCCTTATTATCCATGAACGCCGCCATCGAAAGCGCCCACGCAGGAGATGCAGGACGGGGATTCGCCGTGGTTGCAGAGGAAATCCGGAAACTCGCCGAAACCACCACCCAGCGTTCCAAAGAAATCAGGGAAAACCTGAAAAACATCATCGGTAAAATCCAGGGTGCCGAGGAAGCCAGCCTGAAAAATTTCGAATATCTTGAGCAGTCGGCCCAGCGACTGGTGCATTTCGCCCAGTCCATGGAAGAAATTCAGCAGTCCACCTCGGAAGTATCAACCGGAAGCCGTCAGGTGCTCACTGCAGCCAATGAGCTGAGCAACTCGGTAAACAGCAGCCGGGAAAGCAGCCGGAGCATTCAGAAATCCATCGGGGAGATCGGCCGGAACATCGGTACAGTCCAGGAGTTCAGCTCCCGGCTCAATGGAAGAGTAGGCGATATGCTGGATCATTCAGGGAAAATTCTGGAGCAGGTAAATCAGGTTGAAAATATCCAGCAGCACAACAGCAAGCAGATCCGCTCGCTGGGCTCAATGGTGGACGACTTCACCACCTGA